The following proteins are co-located in the Granulicella pectinivorans genome:
- a CDS encoding MutS-related protein gives MPQAPQSFYEARLQNLQSERKTTQSRYSLLLLIVIASALTTMVLAVAAYQHATPLWTPGVPILALVALALPFLRAKRTLDRLERLTYLYEAGIARLTHQPPERPQHGEAFREPDHLYDRDLNILGPHSLFEHLATTRTGLGQRALAHTLLHPPPPAETARRQSVIAELTPLTALREQIALLGPSAYAPTHHDTFDLWLDEPPAHFPGFLRPVLYAISTIAVLLVAAWSTNRLSVDSLIPNLAAVFGLQAAIALIYRPKALPILEATQPLPGQIQILRDGLKLMHQPPPAADTALAQLQKHLFLVEQRKTEWFYLPALAFNLGTHAAIRINQWKLENAPGMRQWIAAWAEFDAVNALAAYAFEHPENTCAELLPDTHSPTFEASSLTHPLLPNAVANDLSLAKESLFYLISGSNMAGKSTLLRSIGLAVVLARAGAPIPARECRLTPLTLGTSLTPTDSLAEGKSRFLAEIHRLRQILAAARQSPTLFLIDELFSGTNSSDRLTAAEGVLQALLAAGAIGALSTHDLALTTLATAENKGRNVHMASPDPTDPLAFDYLLKPGINTTTNALAFLKLLNLDRP, from the coding sequence ATGCCCCAAGCACCCCAGAGCTTCTACGAAGCGCGCCTCCAAAACCTTCAGTCCGAACGCAAAACCACCCAGAGCCGATACAGCCTTCTGCTCCTCATCGTCATCGCCAGCGCCCTCACGACGATGGTGCTGGCCGTCGCCGCCTACCAGCACGCCACACCCCTGTGGACCCCGGGAGTCCCCATACTGGCCCTTGTAGCCCTTGCCCTGCCATTTCTCAGGGCAAAACGCACCCTCGACCGTCTCGAGCGCCTGACGTACCTCTACGAAGCCGGCATCGCCCGCCTCACGCATCAGCCGCCCGAACGCCCGCAGCACGGCGAAGCCTTCCGCGAACCCGACCACCTCTACGACCGAGACCTCAACATCCTCGGCCCCCACTCCCTCTTCGAACACCTCGCCACCACCCGCACCGGCCTTGGCCAGCGCGCCCTCGCCCACACCCTCCTGCACCCGCCGCCACCTGCCGAAACTGCGCGCCGCCAGTCGGTCATCGCCGAACTCACCCCGCTCACTGCGCTCCGCGAACAGATTGCTCTGCTCGGCCCCAGCGCCTACGCTCCCACCCATCACGACACCTTCGACCTCTGGCTCGACGAGCCGCCCGCGCACTTCCCCGGATTCCTCCGTCCCGTCCTCTACGCCATCAGCACGATAGCCGTCCTTCTGGTCGCAGCATGGTCCACCAACCGTCTCAGCGTCGACTCCCTGATCCCCAATCTCGCCGCCGTCTTCGGCCTGCAGGCCGCCATCGCGCTCATCTACCGCCCCAAAGCCCTGCCCATCCTCGAAGCCACCCAACCCCTCCCCGGACAGATCCAGATCCTCCGCGACGGCCTCAAGCTCATGCATCAGCCGCCACCCGCAGCCGACACTGCCCTCGCCCAGCTCCAGAAGCACCTCTTCCTCGTCGAGCAGCGCAAGACCGAGTGGTTCTACCTGCCCGCGTTAGCCTTCAATCTAGGAACCCACGCCGCGATCCGGATCAATCAATGGAAGCTCGAAAACGCCCCCGGCATGCGCCAGTGGATCGCCGCCTGGGCCGAGTTCGATGCCGTCAACGCCCTCGCCGCCTACGCCTTCGAGCACCCGGAAAACACCTGCGCCGAGCTTCTGCCCGATACCCATTCCCCCACGTTCGAAGCATCTTCCCTCACCCACCCCCTTCTTCCCAACGCCGTAGCGAACGACCTATCTCTAGCGAAAGAGAGCCTCTTCTACCTCATCAGCGGCTCGAACATGGCGGGCAAATCCACACTGCTCCGTTCCATCGGCCTCGCGGTCGTCCTCGCCCGCGCCGGAGCTCCCATCCCCGCCCGGGAATGCCGCCTCACGCCCCTCACCCTGGGTACCTCCCTCACCCCCACCGACTCCCTCGCCGAAGGCAAGTCCCGTTTCCTCGCCGAGATCCACCGCCTGCGCCAGATCCTCGCCGCCGCCCGCCAGTCCCCCACCCTCTTCCTCATCGACGAGCTCTTCTCAGGCACCAACTCCTCCGACCGCCTCACCGCCGCCGAAGGAGTCCTGCAGGCTCTCCTCGCCGCCGGAGCCATCGGAGCCCTCTCCACTCACGACCTGGCCTTGACCACCCTCGCCACCGCAGAAAACAAAGGCCGGAACGTCCACATGGCCAGCCCCGACCCCACCGACCCGCTGGCCTTCGACTACCTGCTCAAGCCCGGCATCAACACCACCACCAACGCCCTCGCCTTTCTCAAGCTCCTCAATCTGGATCGCCCATGA
- a CDS encoding pectinesterase family protein — MSCKAIAALFLLVTLPAVAQKKDPDVHVDVRPDVKTGIESTTQYPTIQMAMDHAPDAGTGRVYVHIYPGVYHERVIVTQNRPRMTWIGMGSTPSDVVITNSLNARTAGGTFFTETVEINGPEFEASNLTIENTAGNTGQAVAAAVRSDKAIFKHVRFLGHQDTLFADYGRQYYTACYIAGGVDFIFGNATAVFDHSELHALAPGFLTAQSRIKPTETTGYVIANSRVTTDLDPNAGSPHNTFGLGRPWRPYSRVVFLNTELPAGLDPAGWNNWSKTSNESTAYYAEFHSTGPGANPSARVPWSYQLTAAEARPFAPLNFLRGPDHWNPEREATNIP; from the coding sequence ATGTCCTGCAAAGCGATCGCCGCCCTCTTCCTGCTCGTCACCCTCCCCGCCGTCGCTCAGAAAAAGGATCCAGATGTCCATGTTGATGTGCGCCCCGACGTCAAAACCGGCATCGAGTCCACCACGCAGTACCCGACGATCCAGATGGCCATGGACCACGCCCCCGACGCCGGCACCGGACGCGTCTACGTCCACATCTACCCCGGCGTTTACCATGAGCGCGTCATCGTCACCCAGAACCGCCCCCGCATGACCTGGATCGGCATGGGGTCCACCCCATCCGACGTTGTCATCACCAACTCCCTCAACGCCAGGACCGCCGGCGGCACCTTCTTCACCGAGACCGTCGAGATCAACGGGCCGGAGTTCGAGGCCTCCAACCTCACCATCGAAAACACCGCCGGCAACACCGGACAGGCCGTAGCCGCCGCCGTCCGGTCCGACAAGGCCATCTTCAAGCACGTCCGCTTCCTCGGCCACCAGGACACCCTCTTCGCCGACTACGGCCGCCAGTACTACACCGCCTGCTACATCGCCGGCGGCGTCGACTTCATCTTCGGCAACGCTACGGCCGTCTTCGACCACTCTGAACTGCACGCCCTCGCCCCCGGCTTCCTGACCGCCCAGTCCCGCATCAAGCCCACCGAGACCACCGGATACGTCATCGCCAACTCCCGCGTCACCACCGATCTCGACCCCAACGCCGGATCCCCGCACAACACCTTCGGCCTCGGCCGCCCCTGGCGCCCCTACTCCCGCGTCGTCTTCCTGAACACCGAGCTACCCGCAGGCCTCGACCCCGCCGGCTGGAACAATTGGAGCAAAACCTCCAACGAATCTACCGCGTACTACGCCGAGTTCCATTCCACCGGACCTGGCGCAAACCCCTCCGCGCGCGTGCCGTGGTCCTACCAACTCACCGCCGCCGAAGCCCGCCCCTTCGCACCACTCAACTTCCTCCGCGGCCCCGACCACTGGAACCCAGAGCGCGAAGCCACAAATATTCCCTAA